Proteins co-encoded in one Nonomuraea helvata genomic window:
- a CDS encoding carbohydrate ABC transporter permease, whose amino-acid sequence MSRYLTLSALAVLFLFPLVWSGYASLEEPSNYLEMARFGEGLGTYATNSVLVSVMTVAGTLVISALGGYGFARFDFPGKNVLFLATLAILMVPYATILIPLYVLLGYLGLQNSLVGLSLVFVMFQLPFALFMMRNAFEALPRELEEAALVDGCGTFRAFARILLHAVRPALITVGLFAFLASWNDFFAPLILLNDGSSFTLPVAVVSMTQHTFGAIDYGMLQAGVMVMAVPCLILFIVLQRHYVRGFMSGALRG is encoded by the coding sequence ATGAGCCGGTACCTCACGCTGTCCGCCCTGGCGGTGCTGTTCCTGTTCCCGCTGGTGTGGAGCGGCTACGCCTCGCTGGAGGAGCCGTCGAACTACCTGGAGATGGCCCGCTTCGGCGAGGGGCTCGGCACGTACGCGACCAACAGCGTGCTGGTGTCGGTCATGACCGTGGCAGGCACGCTCGTGATCTCCGCGCTCGGCGGCTACGGCTTCGCCCGCTTCGACTTCCCGGGCAAGAACGTGCTGTTCCTGGCCACGCTGGCGATCCTCATGGTGCCGTACGCGACGATCCTGATCCCGCTCTACGTCCTGCTCGGCTACCTGGGGCTGCAGAACTCGCTAGTCGGCCTGTCGCTGGTGTTCGTCATGTTCCAGCTCCCGTTCGCGCTGTTCATGATGCGCAACGCGTTCGAGGCGCTGCCACGCGAGCTGGAGGAGGCGGCGCTGGTGGACGGGTGCGGCACGTTCAGGGCGTTCGCCAGGATCCTGCTGCACGCCGTGCGGCCCGCGCTGATCACGGTGGGCCTGTTCGCGTTCCTCGCCTCCTGGAACGACTTCTTCGCACCGTTGATCCTGCTCAACGACGGATCCTCGTTCACCCTGCCGGTGGCCGTGGTCAGCATGACGCAGCACACGTTCGGCGCGATCGACTACGGCATGCTCCAGGCCGGCGTCATGGTCATGGCGGTCCCCTGTCTCATCCTCTTCATCGTGTTGCAGCGCCACTACGTGCGCGGATTCATGTCAGGAGCTCTGCGTGGCTAA
- a CDS encoding Ig-like domain-containing protein — translation MPVFTGADPVPAEPVAYHPRKMMDEIYRKEKGGDSYWIDRMLARPGDDPAGTWLMSRGRALFMKEHDPSVIGFGGYVAYWESIDNRGAYEISLGGELKEDVAKRLQMPSHWTGQYAGDGLSVGVKKFITHENVAVTTLEITNTGSAARSVPITVTSPYTRTADGDRELTGAVFAKNRLTTIFPRLSGDGLKVADGALKGSVTVEPGKTVRTKVQMGFVTEELPGSRAEYDGYKGRSPQDALRRQLQDYNAWWAENVPYIDVPDENIKKFVYYRWWLMRFNFLDADIPGNDFQFPTSVEGALGYNNAIVLTVPMFLQDLKYLRNPIYSYGPWVSVGEVSRNSKYTDNPGDPENWSNSYTQYISASALESYQIHGGQPSILRNLARYAEKDVYGQLNAYDSNKNGVIEYDREYMTGNDADAVSFHYYGRANERLEGAYVYANAMAAAQAYELTGDSAKAAEMRGVADKVKNGILTLLWDDKDKLFKHRDLQTGNLIPWKESNNYIPYATGLVPTDDPKYREALRLWTDPAEYPIFPAYTANQKDKAEAAAAGNPGSNNFSQINSTRNFALFSKALRQYTSPYITADQYKQLLYWNAWSQYIGGDTRYPDANEFWADWDPATKSIGYRSWIHHTILGSSNWTVIEDVMGLRPRSDGKVELWPVDIGWDHFTVNGINYRGSDLTIVWDKPGDGTRHYAGVPEGYSILIDGKRKVTLSGLAHAVWDPATGQVEGGQVVHSEKAGSMKAPAQVKLTGDRIEDLFQKAGVDLRSDRPNLVRSATASFGDAAGAADGFTINEPYWGSKGSGKAQDWLEVDLGSAQQVDLVKLYFFNDRKAAGYREPAFYQLQYQDGDAWKDVPNQAKKPVYPRANLNEVRFPAVTAQKLRVLVTHRPGYATGLKEVQAYRTGADAGSVANRAPYVVAVVDPAFSRPGQARIDAVAKDDALPSGRLTTQWAKVDGPGEAFFTDPTGTSTVVSFSDPGTYRLKLTATDGAKSTSTTVTVAATAQAAQVNVAPKATPTASYTSPWEKVAAINDGIDPPRSNDGSNPRWGTWPQQDTQWVQLEWPSPVRLNKADVYFFDDGGGVRVPASWKIQQWDGDSFEDVTGVASYPKAIDAYNTVSFDTVTTSKLRVQLEADGASVGLLEVKAFEVPPDSVRPVHVPTLVGALPKLPATVETLYADGARSSAAVTWQQVTADQVKTGGTSFTVVGLAEGVRRPAEATVYVRTTSAVTITSIAEEAVTTRAGVAPSLPGTVVATYNDGSKDSSVAVTWEAISPDKYAQPGTFTVNGQVPGTAVAAKVTVTVE, via the coding sequence ATGCCGGTGTTCACCGGCGCCGATCCCGTGCCCGCCGAGCCCGTGGCGTACCACCCGCGCAAGATGATGGACGAGATCTACCGGAAGGAGAAGGGCGGCGACTCGTACTGGATCGACCGCATGCTGGCCCGGCCGGGCGACGATCCGGCGGGCACGTGGTTGATGTCGCGTGGGCGGGCGCTGTTCATGAAGGAGCATGATCCGTCGGTCATCGGTTTCGGCGGGTACGTGGCCTATTGGGAGAGCATCGACAACCGCGGCGCGTACGAGATCTCGCTGGGCGGCGAGCTGAAAGAGGACGTGGCCAAGCGGCTGCAGATGCCCAGCCACTGGACCGGCCAGTACGCGGGCGACGGCCTGTCGGTCGGGGTGAAGAAGTTCATCACGCACGAGAACGTGGCCGTGACGACGCTGGAGATCACCAACACCGGGTCCGCCGCGCGTTCGGTGCCGATCACCGTGACCTCGCCCTACACCAGGACGGCGGACGGCGACCGGGAGCTGACCGGCGCCGTGTTCGCCAAGAACAGGCTGACCACGATCTTCCCCCGGCTCAGCGGTGACGGGCTGAAGGTCGCCGACGGCGCCCTGAAGGGCTCGGTGACGGTCGAGCCGGGCAAGACCGTGCGGACCAAGGTGCAGATGGGCTTCGTCACCGAGGAGCTCCCCGGGTCGCGGGCCGAGTACGACGGTTACAAGGGGCGCTCGCCGCAGGACGCGCTGCGCCGCCAGCTCCAGGACTACAACGCCTGGTGGGCCGAGAACGTCCCCTACATCGACGTGCCCGACGAGAACATCAAGAAGTTCGTGTACTACCGCTGGTGGCTCATGCGCTTCAACTTCCTCGACGCCGACATCCCCGGGAACGACTTCCAGTTCCCGACCTCGGTCGAGGGGGCGCTGGGCTACAACAACGCGATCGTGCTGACCGTGCCGATGTTCCTGCAGGACCTCAAGTACCTGCGCAACCCGATCTACTCGTACGGGCCGTGGGTGTCGGTGGGCGAGGTCTCGCGTAACTCGAAGTACACCGACAATCCGGGCGACCCCGAGAACTGGTCGAACAGCTACACGCAGTACATCTCGGCCTCTGCGCTGGAGAGCTACCAGATCCACGGCGGGCAGCCGTCCATCCTGCGCAACCTCGCCCGCTACGCCGAGAAGGACGTGTACGGCCAGCTCAACGCGTACGACTCCAACAAGAACGGGGTCATCGAGTACGACCGGGAGTACATGACCGGCAACGACGCCGACGCGGTGTCGTTCCACTACTACGGGCGGGCCAACGAGCGGCTCGAAGGCGCGTACGTGTACGCCAACGCGATGGCGGCGGCGCAGGCGTACGAGCTCACGGGCGACTCCGCCAAGGCGGCCGAGATGCGCGGTGTGGCCGACAAGGTCAAGAACGGCATCCTCACGCTGCTCTGGGACGACAAGGACAAGCTGTTCAAGCACCGCGACCTCCAGACGGGCAACCTGATCCCGTGGAAGGAGTCGAACAACTACATCCCGTACGCCACCGGGCTCGTGCCGACGGACGACCCGAAGTACCGGGAGGCGCTGCGGCTGTGGACCGACCCCGCGGAGTACCCGATATTTCCGGCGTACACCGCCAACCAGAAGGACAAGGCGGAGGCCGCGGCCGCCGGGAACCCCGGCTCCAACAACTTCTCGCAGATCAACTCCACCCGGAACTTCGCGCTGTTCTCCAAGGCGCTGAGGCAGTACACCTCGCCGTACATCACGGCTGACCAGTACAAGCAGCTCCTGTACTGGAACGCCTGGTCGCAGTACATCGGCGGCGACACCCGCTACCCCGACGCCAACGAGTTCTGGGCCGACTGGGACCCCGCGACCAAGAGCATCGGCTACCGCTCCTGGATCCACCACACGATCCTGGGCAGCAGCAACTGGACGGTCATCGAGGACGTCATGGGCCTGCGCCCACGTTCGGACGGCAAGGTCGAGCTCTGGCCGGTGGACATCGGCTGGGACCACTTCACCGTCAACGGCATCAACTACCGGGGCAGCGACCTGACCATCGTCTGGGACAAGCCGGGCGACGGGACCAGGCACTACGCCGGGGTGCCCGAGGGGTACTCGATCCTGATCGACGGCAAGCGCAAGGTCACCCTGTCCGGGCTCGCGCACGCCGTGTGGGACCCGGCGACCGGCCAGGTCGAGGGCGGCCAGGTCGTCCACTCGGAGAAGGCCGGATCGATGAAGGCACCGGCCCAGGTCAAGCTGACCGGTGACCGCATCGAGGACCTGTTCCAGAAGGCCGGCGTGGACCTGCGCTCCGACCGCCCCAATTTGGTCAGGTCCGCCACCGCCTCCTTCGGCGACGCGGCGGGCGCGGCCGACGGGTTCACGATCAACGAGCCGTACTGGGGCAGCAAGGGCTCGGGCAAGGCGCAGGACTGGCTGGAGGTGGATCTCGGCTCGGCCCAGCAGGTGGACCTCGTGAAGCTGTACTTCTTCAACGACCGCAAGGCGGCCGGGTACCGCGAGCCCGCGTTCTACCAGCTGCAGTACCAGGACGGCGACGCGTGGAAGGACGTGCCGAACCAGGCGAAGAAACCCGTCTATCCCCGCGCGAACCTCAACGAGGTGCGCTTCCCGGCCGTCACGGCGCAGAAGCTGCGGGTGCTGGTCACACATCGGCCCGGGTACGCCACGGGGCTGAAGGAGGTGCAGGCGTACCGGACGGGCGCGGACGCCGGCTCGGTCGCCAACCGGGCCCCGTACGTGGTGGCCGTCGTCGATCCCGCCTTCAGCCGCCCAGGCCAGGCCAGGATCGACGCGGTGGCCAAGGACGACGCGCTGCCGTCGGGCAGGCTGACCACCCAGTGGGCCAAGGTCGACGGTCCGGGTGAGGCGTTCTTCACCGACCCGACGGGCACGAGCACGGTCGTCTCGTTCTCCGATCCGGGCACGTACCGGCTGAAGCTGACCGCCACGGACGGCGCGAAGAGCACCTCGACGACCGTGACCGTCGCCGCGACGGCCCAGGCCGCGCAGGTGAACGTGGCCCCCAAGGCCACGCCCACCGCCTCCTACACCTCGCCGTGGGAGAAGGTCGCCGCGATCAACGACGGCATCGACCCGCCGCGCTCCAACGACGGGTCCAACCCGCGCTGGGGCACCTGGCCGCAGCAGGACACGCAGTGGGTGCAGCTCGAATGGCCGTCGCCGGTGCGGTTGAACAAGGCCGACGTGTACTTCTTCGACGACGGCGGCGGCGTGCGCGTGCCCGCCTCGTGGAAGATCCAGCAGTGGGACGGCGACTCGTTCGAGGACGTCACCGGCGTCGCCTCGTACCCCAAGGCGATCGACGCCTACAACACCGTCTCGTTCGACACGGTCACGACCTCGAAGCTGCGCGTGCAGCTCGAGGCCGACGGGGCGTCGGTGGGGCTGCTGGAGGTCAAGGCCTTCGAGGTCCCGCCGGACTCCGTGCGCCCCGTGCACGTCCCCACCCTGGTCGGCGCGCTGCCCAAGCTGCCGGCCACCGTGGAGACCCTGTACGCGGACGGCGCCCGCAGCTCGGCCGCCG
- a CDS encoding sugar ABC transporter permease yields the protein MTLTITRSGRRPAHTAPSARWRSRKVQGWLYAAPTAVIVGVLFIAPLALVVWMSLNRWPLLGQATFNAPDNYLKIGDNPLFIDAVLFTLKYTAITTVLLSAVALGLALLVQDRRPGIGFFRTAFFLPGAVGFAAAGLLFYGMLNNDFGPIDPLLQALHITSEPVKWIGTPNMALFSTIALVLWRFAGFNMLILLTGLQAIPTEVYEAARSDGANRRQVFTKITLPLLRPTLALMLILSVTGSLLAFDQFFVFTNGGPDNSTVSMVMVVYRDAFFRFDLGGAAALSVVLLVALVGLNTVMMRRLR from the coding sequence ATGACCTTGACGATCACGCGATCCGGGCGGCGGCCGGCGCACACCGCGCCGTCCGCCCGGTGGCGGAGCAGGAAGGTCCAGGGCTGGCTCTACGCGGCCCCGACGGCCGTCATCGTGGGAGTGCTCTTCATCGCACCCCTGGCGCTGGTCGTCTGGATGTCGCTCAACCGCTGGCCCCTGCTCGGCCAGGCCACGTTCAACGCCCCCGACAACTACCTGAAGATCGGCGACAACCCCCTCTTCATCGACGCGGTCCTCTTCACGCTGAAGTACACCGCCATCACGACGGTCCTGCTGTCGGCCGTCGCGCTCGGCCTGGCCCTGCTGGTGCAGGACCGCAGGCCGGGCATCGGCTTCTTCAGGACCGCGTTCTTCCTGCCCGGCGCCGTCGGCTTCGCCGCCGCCGGTCTGCTGTTCTACGGGATGCTGAACAACGACTTCGGCCCCATCGACCCCCTGCTCCAGGCGCTGCACATCACCAGCGAGCCGGTCAAGTGGATCGGCACGCCCAACATGGCGCTGTTCTCGACGATCGCGCTGGTGCTGTGGCGCTTCGCCGGGTTCAACATGCTCATCCTGCTGACCGGCCTGCAGGCGATACCGACCGAGGTGTACGAGGCCGCCAGGAGCGACGGCGCGAACCGCCGGCAGGTGTTCACCAAGATCACGCTGCCGCTGCTGCGCCCCACGCTCGCGCTGATGCTGATCCTCAGCGTCACCGGCTCGCTGCTGGCCTTCGACCAGTTCTTCGTCTTCACCAACGGCGGCCCGGACAACAGCACGGTCTCGATGGTCATGGTCGTCTACCGGGACGCGTTCTTCCGCTTCGACCTCGGCGGCGCTGCGGCGCTCTCGGTCGTCCTGCTCGTCGCCCTCGTCGGGCTCAACACGGTGATGATGCGGAGGCTGCGATGA
- a CDS encoding glycoside hydrolase family 127 protein — protein MANPVLPSSGVLSPLGLDKVRLNPGFWGDRAALNSEVTIAHCVEWEEREGWIPNFRGVRPRRGREFSDSETYKLLEAMAWADHPGLPALAETVAQAQEGDGYINTRWSGSRYTDFEWGHELYCYGHLIQAGVARLRMHGEDRLTQVAVRAADHVCRRFMQGTETCGHPVIEMALVELYRVTGAGRYLEMARRFVERRGLPALADIPFGRGYYQDDMPARQAQVFRGHAVRALYLASGVVDVAVETGDQELLKAVEAQWERTIARRTHLTGGMGSRHIDESFGDDYELPPDRAYNETCASIASIMLAHRLLLATGDARYADLAERTMYNMLATGVALDGKSFFYANPLQVRVPATPLEGVNHAAEGGLRSPWFDVACCPHNIARTLASLPAYLATSSADGIQIHHHTPSEIRHDGLAVRVETGYPWRGSVTVRVLEGGEGRIGLRVPAWATDATLAHVPASAPDAPLEESPAVRPVDPGYAYVEGPWRAGDEIRLELPMAPRWTYPDRRIDALRGSAAVERGPLVYCAESVSDEPPLGDLTARVQPPVERAADGVVELEVEASLGSGDGNGWPYAPASDGRASGTDVTLRLVPYHRWGNRGPATMRVWLPI, from the coding sequence GTGGCTAACCCTGTCCTGCCCTCATCGGGCGTCCTGTCCCCCCTCGGCCTCGACAAGGTACGGCTGAACCCGGGCTTCTGGGGCGACCGGGCCGCGCTCAACAGCGAGGTGACCATCGCCCACTGCGTGGAATGGGAGGAGCGCGAAGGCTGGATACCCAACTTCCGGGGGGTGCGTCCCCGCAGGGGCAGGGAGTTCAGCGACTCGGAGACCTACAAGCTGCTGGAGGCCATGGCCTGGGCCGACCATCCGGGGCTGCCCGCGCTGGCCGAGACGGTGGCCCAGGCGCAGGAGGGCGACGGCTACATCAACACCCGCTGGTCCGGCAGCCGTTACACCGACTTCGAGTGGGGCCACGAGCTCTACTGCTACGGCCACCTCATCCAGGCCGGGGTCGCCCGGCTGCGCATGCACGGCGAGGACCGGCTGACCCAGGTGGCGGTACGGGCCGCCGACCACGTCTGCCGCCGCTTCATGCAGGGCACCGAGACCTGCGGGCACCCCGTGATCGAGATGGCGCTCGTCGAGCTCTACCGCGTCACCGGCGCCGGGCGCTACCTGGAGATGGCCCGCCGCTTCGTCGAGCGCCGCGGACTGCCCGCGCTCGCCGACATCCCCTTCGGCCGCGGCTACTACCAGGACGACATGCCGGCCAGGCAGGCGCAGGTGTTCCGCGGGCACGCGGTGCGCGCACTCTACCTGGCCTCCGGTGTGGTCGACGTGGCCGTCGAGACCGGCGACCAGGAGCTGCTGAAGGCGGTCGAGGCGCAGTGGGAGCGCACGATCGCCCGCCGCACGCACCTCACCGGCGGCATGGGCTCGCGCCACATCGACGAGTCGTTCGGCGACGACTACGAGCTGCCGCCGGACCGGGCCTACAACGAGACCTGCGCGAGCATCGCCTCCATCATGCTGGCGCACCGGCTGCTGCTGGCCACGGGCGACGCCCGGTACGCCGACCTGGCCGAGCGGACCATGTACAACATGCTCGCCACGGGGGTGGCGCTGGACGGCAAGTCGTTCTTCTACGCCAACCCGCTGCAGGTGCGGGTGCCCGCGACGCCGCTCGAAGGCGTCAACCACGCCGCCGAGGGCGGGCTCCGCTCGCCCTGGTTCGACGTGGCCTGCTGCCCGCACAACATCGCCCGGACGCTGGCCTCGCTGCCCGCCTACCTCGCGACCTCGTCGGCCGACGGCATCCAGATCCACCACCACACGCCGTCGGAGATCCGGCACGACGGGCTGGCGGTGCGGGTGGAGACCGGCTACCCGTGGCGCGGCTCGGTGACCGTCCGGGTGCTCGAGGGCGGCGAGGGCCGGATCGGCCTGCGCGTCCCGGCCTGGGCCACGGACGCCACGCTGGCGCACGTCCCGGCGTCCGCGCCGGACGCGCCGCTGGAGGAGAGCCCGGCGGTCCGTCCCGTCGATCCCGGCTACGCCTATGTCGAGGGTCCGTGGCGGGCCGGTGACGAGATCCGGCTGGAGTTGCCGATGGCGCCCCGGTGGACGTACCCCGACCGGCGGATCGACGCGCTGCGGGGGAGCGCGGCGGTGGAGCGGGGGCCGCTGGTCTACTGCGCGGAGTCGGTGAGCGACGAGCCGCCGCTCGGCGACCTGACCGCGCGCGTCCAGCCGCCCGTGGAGCGCGCGGCGGACGGCGTCGTGGAGCTGGAGGTCGAGGCGTCGCTCGGGTCCGGAGACGGCAATGGCTGGCCGTACGCGCCCGCCTCCGACGGGCGGGCGAGCGGCACCGACGTCACGCTCCGGCTGGTGCCCTACCACCGGTGGGGCAACCGCGGTCCCGCGACCATGCGTGTCTGGCTACCGATCTAG